Genomic window (Candidatus Sulfotelmatobacter sp.):
ATTCGGCCGCCCTGTGGCGCGCGCACGTCGAGCTCAAGAACGCCCTGCTCGATGAAGTCGAGCAGCGCACCGGCGAACGATTCGACCGCGAGGCGCTCACCATCGGCTTCGCGCGGCGCGCCGCCAGTTACAAGCGCGGCGACCTGATCCTGCGCGACACGGCGCAGCTCGAAGACCTGCTCTCACAGCACCACGTCCAGCTGCTCTTTGCCGGCAAGTCCCACCCGGCCGACGAAGCCGGCAAGGCGATCATTTCGAAGCTGGTGGCGGCGCAACGCTCGCACCCCGGCAAGATCGCGTTTCTCGAGAATTACGACATGGCGCTCGCCCGGCTGCTCACGCGTGGCTGCGACGTGTGGCTCAACAATCCGGTGCGCCCGCTCGAGGCCTCGGGCACCTCGGGCATGAAGGCGGCGATGAACGGCGTGCTCAACCTGAGCATCCTCGACGGCTGGTGGCCGGAAGGCTGCGAGCACGGCGTCAACGGCTGGGCGATCGGCAACGAGCACGCCGGCGACGACACCCGCGATCTCGAAGCGCTCTACGAGACGCTCGATCGCGACGTGCTGCCGGCATGGCGGGATCGCGAGCGCTGGCAGAAGATGATGCGTGCGAGCATTGCGATGGGCGTTCAGAAGTTCTCCGCCGAGCGCATGGTGCGCGACTACTTCGACCGCATGTACGAGCCGAGGCCCGCATGAACTGGCTCGCGCTGCTCGGGCTCGGCCTGGCGCTCGGCATCCGCCACGCCACCGATCCGGATCATGTGGTGGCGGTGGCCGCGATCACCGCGCGCACGCGCCGCTGGCTGCCGGCGGCGGCGATCGGCGCGATGTGGGGTCTCGGCCACACGCTCACGCTGTTCGTGGTCGGCGCGCTGATCATCGCCTTCAACCTCACCGTGCCGCCGCGCATCGGCCTCGCCATGGAGTTCGCGGTGGCGCTGGCGCTGATCGCGGTCGGGGCGTTCAACCTCGGCCACCGGCACGGCGCCGCGCCGTCGCCCGCCGGCGAGGCGCCGCTTCCCGCCGGGCGCGCGTTCGGTGTCGGCCTGGTGCACGGACTGGCCGGCAGCGCGGCGGTCGCGCTGCTGGTGCTGTCGCTGATCCGCGAGCCGCTGTGGGCATGCGGCTACCTGCTGCTGTTCGGCCTCGGCACGCTGATCGGGATGGTGCTGATCACCACCGGTTTCGCGGTGCCGCTCTCGACCGCGTCGCGGCGCTGGCCACGGTTCGAGCGCGCCGCGCGCTTCGCCACCGGCGCCGCCTCGGTGGCGTTCGGGGTGTGGCTGGTGTGGCGGATCGGGTTCGTGGACGGTTTGTTCCGCGCGAGCCCGCACTGGACGCCGCACTAGCCGCAGGTCGTCCGCAGACTGGCGACGCACTTAGCTCTTGCTCGCGGCGCGCGCGACCTCTACACTTCTCTCATGAACAACAACGCGCACGCGGCCCGATACGCCTACCCCATCCCCTTGCGGGGTGGGTTGCCGACCTGACGTCGCGATAGTCGCGCGTTCGACGCCCACTTCCGTAACCCGGAGGTGGGCGTTCTCGCTTCTCCTCCGCGAACTCATCAGCCGGAGGAGCAATGTCCGATTCCGCATCCACCATCGCCGCCGTCCGCGGCGCCATCCAGATCGCCGACAACCGCGCCGAGCTGGTGCAGTTCGGCACCGCCCGGCTGCTCACCGAGCTGCTGGCCCGCAACGAAATGAGCGCGGATCAGATCGTCAGCGCGATCTTCACCGCCACCCCCGACTTGAACGCGGATTTTCCCGCCCACGCCGCCCGACGTCTTGGCTGGCACGACGTGCCGCTGCTCGGCGCCGTCGAGGTCGGCGTGCCCGGCGCGATGCCGCGCGTGGTGCGCGTGCTGCTCACCGTTTCGGGAGTCCCGGTCGGACGCCGGCTCGAACCCGTGTATCTCGACGGCGCGGCGGCGCTGCGGCCTGACCTGGCGGCGGGTGAATCCGCGCGCGCGTCGGCGAGCGACGGCGATCCAAAGCCGGCGCGCACGCTGGCGATCATCGGACTCGGGCAGATCGGCGGATCGATCGGGTTGTCGCTCGCGCGCCGGCCGGAATGGCGCCGCGTCGGGTACGACACCCACGCGACAACGCTGGCGGCCGCGATGGAGGCGGGCGCGATCGACCGCACCGCCGCGTCGCTCGCGGAGGCCTGCGTGGCCGCCGATCTCGCGGTGATCGCGACCCCCGTCGACGAGCTGGCGCGCTGCGTTGCCGCGGCCGCCGAGGCGCTGCCCCCGGGCGCCGCGCTCGTCGACACGGGGAGCGCACGCGCCGGCGTGAGCGACGCGCTGCGTGAAGCGGCGCGCCGCGGCGTGCGCGCGGTGGGCGGACACCCGCTCGCCGGGAACGAAGGGCGCGGCTTCGACTCGGCGCGCGCCGGATTGTTCGAGGGC
Coding sequences:
- a CDS encoding HupE/UreJ family protein; amino-acid sequence: MNWLALLGLGLALGIRHATDPDHVVAVAAITARTRRWLPAAAIGAMWGLGHTLTLFVVGALIIAFNLTVPPRIGLAMEFAVALALIAVGAFNLGHRHGAAPSPAGEAPLPAGRAFGVGLVHGLAGSAAVALLVLSLIREPLWACGYLLLFGLGTLIGMVLITTGFAVPLSTASRRWPRFERAARFATGAASVAFGVWLVWRIGFVDGLFRASPHWTPH
- the aroH gene encoding chorismate mutase, whose product is MSDSASTIAAVRGAIQIADNRAELVQFGTARLLTELLARNEMSADQIVSAIFTATPDLNADFPAHAARRLGWHDVPLLGAVEVGVPGAMPRVVRVLLTVSGVPVGRRLEPVYLDGAAALRPDLAAGESARASASDGDPKPARTLAIIGLGQIGGSIGLSLARRPEWRRVGYDTHATTLAAAMEAGAIDRTAASLAEACVAADLAVIATPVDELARCVAAAAEALPPGAALVDTGSARAGVSDALREAARRGVRAVGGHPLAGNEGRGFDSARAGLFEGARFVVCPVNDGIPEEVESLIASLGASPLLANDEEHDAALARTSHLPYLIARALHATGADAASRGLSGPTFRDMTRVAASDPRVAEAYCRANLAEIRTSWHALRDEVETLLQGLDSRPSGA